From Natrinema sp. CBA1119:
TGGTCAGCCCAGCGTTCGAACTCGGCCACGAGATCGTGTCGCGTCGGTTCATGTGTGTCGTCCGTCTCACTGACCGCATGCTGTTCCGGCGGCCATGAGTGGAGTTGATACGCGCTAATATGCCCGTGGTCACAGAGCTGTTGCAGCCGGTTGTCGATCGTGGTGATCGTTTCGCCAGTCGGTCCCGAAATGGTCGACCGCACGTAACAGTCAACCCGCAGATCGGTCGCTGTCTCGGTCGGGACGATCGGGGACGCTGAAACGTTATTGGCTGGCATAGCCATCCTCCGTCCGCTGGACGAGATCCTTTGTAAGAAGCGACTCAAGCACGGCGAACAGTGTGAGCTTGGATAGTCCGAGCAGTTCCTGGAGATCGGTCACTGTCGCATCCTCAGTCACGAGGAGGGACAGATAGACAAGTTTTGCCTGTGGTGATGTAAGATCTCCTGGAATCGCGGTCAGCTGCTGACTCGTGGACATCACCCGCTACTCCCACAGCCCGACGTATAAAGA
This genomic window contains:
- a CDS encoding helix-turn-helix domain-containing protein; protein product: MSTSQQLTAIPGDLTSPQAKLVYLSLLVTEDATVTDLQELLGLSKLTLFAVLESLLTKDLVQRTEDGYASQ